The stretch of DNA TGCCCTACCAGCTCTACGCGACGATCACTGCGGGTGTCGGCGCGACGGACGTCGAGGCGTTCGGGTGGGGGACGGCGTTGGTCCTGCTGCTCGTCGTGCTGTCGTTTTACGCCATCGGGATCGCGACGCGGGCGTACTTCCGGAGGAAACTACGCTATGAGTGAAACAGAGAACCAACCACGGACCGACACTACGACGACGGGCGAAACCGCCCGAACCGACCGGACTGACCGAAACCGAACGGACAGCACAGCGACGGACACGCGGCCATCGGGACAGCAAACGACGGCCGGTGAGACCGACGAGACGGTCCACGACGAGTGGGTCCAGTACGACTACGCTGGCGCGGCGAAGGTCACCACCACGGATCTCAACGTCCACTACGGCGACGACCACGCGATCGAGGACATCTCGGTCGAGATCCCCGAGCAGAGCGTCACCGCACTGATCGGGCCGTCGGGCTGCGGGAAGTCGACGTTCCTCCGGTGTCTGAATCGGATGAACGACCGAATCCGTGCCGCGACGATCGACGGTTCGGTCGCGGTCGACGGGGAGGAGATCTACCGCGACGGTGCAAACCTCGTCGAGTTGCGAAAGCGCGTCGGGATGGTGTTTCAGCAGCCGAACCCGTTCCCGAAATCGATCCGGGACAACGTCGTCTACGGTCCGCAAAAGCACGGCGAGATCAACACGAGCGTTCTCTCGCGATTGTTCGGCCGGGACACGAGCGGGAAAGAGGATGAACTCGTCGAGCGCTCGCTCCGGCAGGCGGCGATCTGGGACGAGGTGAAGGATCGGCTAGACGACAATGCGCTCGGGCTCTCTGGCGGCCAACAGCAGCGCCTCTGCATCGCCCGGTGTCTCGCGGTCGGCCCCGAAGTCATCCTGATGGACGAGCCCGCGAGCGCGCTCGATCCGATCGCCACCGCGAAGATCGAGGACCTCATCGAGGACCTCGCCGAGGAGTACACGGTGGTGATCGTGACTCACAACATGCAGCAGGCCGCCCGCATCTCCGATCAGACCGCCGTGTTCCTCACCGGCGGCGAACTCGTCGAGTACGGCGACACCGATCAGATCTTCGAGAACCCCGCAAGCCAGCGCGTCGAGGACTACATCACCGGGAAGTTCGGCTGAGCACGACACTCGTCTCCGACCGTCGGAACGCGCATCTTTTATAACCCGGCTGGTCGTACCGCGTCCATGTTCAACGCCATCGTGAGCGCCGGGACGCTCGGGACGGCGCTCGATTCGGTGAGCGTCCTGGTCGAGGAGTGTAAGATCCATCTCAACGACGACGGGATCGCGGTTCGAGCGGTGGACCCCGCGAACGTCGGGATGGTCGACCTCACGCTCTCGGAAGCGGCCTTCGAGTCCTACGAGGCCGACGGTGGCGTGATCGGCGTCAACCTCTCGCGGCTCCAGGACATCGCCGGAATGGCCGGCTCCGACGACCTCGTGCATCTCGAACTCGACGAGGAGACCCGCAAGCTCCACATCTCGATCGACGGCCTCGAATACACGCTCGCGCTGATCGACCCCGACTCCATCCGCCAGGAACCCGACATCCCCGACCTCGACCTGCCCGCGACGATCGTGCTCGAAGGGCGGGACGTCAACCGTGCGGTGACGGCCGCCGACATGGTGAGCGACCACATCGCGCTCGGTGTGAACGAAGAGGACGAGCAGTTCTACGTCGACGCCGAGGGCGACACCGACGACGTCCACTTCGAGCTCGACCGCGACGACCTCATCGATCTCACCGTCGGCCCGGCGCACT from Halococcus agarilyticus encodes:
- the pstB gene encoding phosphate ABC transporter ATP-binding protein PstB, whose product is MSETENQPRTDTTTTGETARTDRTDRNRTDSTATDTRPSGQQTTAGETDETVHDEWVQYDYAGAAKVTTTDLNVHYGDDHAIEDISVEIPEQSVTALIGPSGCGKSTFLRCLNRMNDRIRAATIDGSVAVDGEEIYRDGANLVELRKRVGMVFQQPNPFPKSIRDNVVYGPQKHGEINTSVLSRLFGRDTSGKEDELVERSLRQAAIWDEVKDRLDDNALGLSGGQQQRLCIARCLAVGPEVILMDEPASALDPIATAKIEDLIEDLAEEYTVVIVTHNMQQAARISDQTAVFLTGGELVEYGDTDQIFENPASQRVEDYITGKFG
- a CDS encoding DNA polymerase sliding clamp; amino-acid sequence: MFNAIVSAGTLGTALDSVSVLVEECKIHLNDDGIAVRAVDPANVGMVDLTLSEAAFESYEADGGVIGVNLSRLQDIAGMAGSDDLVHLELDEETRKLHISIDGLEYTLALIDPDSIRQEPDIPDLDLPATIVLEGRDVNRAVTAADMVSDHIALGVNEEDEQFYVDAEGDTDDVHFELDRDDLIDLTVGPAHSLYSLDYLKDMNKAIPSDAEVTLDLGEEFPVKFHFDVAEAEGSVTFMLAPRIQSD